From the genome of Eublepharis macularius isolate TG4126 chromosome 12, MPM_Emac_v1.0, whole genome shotgun sequence, one region includes:
- the LOC129338512 gene encoding LOW QUALITY PROTEIN: alanyl-tRNA editing protein Aarsd1-like (The sequence of the model RefSeq protein was modified relative to this genomic sequence to represent the inferred CDS: substituted 1 base at 1 genomic stop codon): MAWQAAKTLWYDRPRYVFVEFCVEDSMDVKVDLDDYRVVFSCKNADGVELYNKIEFYARVNSKDSQNKRSGRSVTLFVRKWKDKVAWPRLTKEEFKPAWLSVDFDNWRDWEGDEEVEAAMVEQYAELLQKVKPKEAPPAMDDLDFTTRVVSCCPAQLVSETDGKKETLQGFHVVLEDTILFPEGGGQPDDRGFIDDIPVLRVTRQGPDALHFIQTPLEPGSEVQLVLDWDRRFDHMQQHSGQHLITAVADQMFGVKTTSWELGRQRSSVELDTPSMTADQVVALEESVNDKIRAXIPVVVRQLTVGDAENDTVRSRGLPDDHTGPVRVISIEGVDANMCCGTHVSNLSDLQVVKLLGTEKGKKNKTNLIFLAGNRVLKAVGQSHATEKALTSLLKNGPEEHVEAVKRLQNSLKQLQKNNLNLQRDLAVLIAQKFKSSPSREPVFVLHRKDGDSEFMNIVANEIGTEKTLLFLSVGDEKAAGLFLLAGPNEAVEKLGPRVAELLEGKGAGKRGRYQGKATRMNRREAVTALLWEFANHNSSEQ; encoded by the exons ATGGCCTG gcaagcAGCCAAAACTCTGTGGTATGACCGGCCACGCTACGTCTTTGTGGAGTTCTGCGTGGAGGACAGCATGGACGTGAAGGTAGACCTGGATGACTACCGGGTTGTGTTCAG CTGCAAGAATGCTGATGGAGTGGAGCTGTACAACAAGATTGAGTTTTATGCCCGGGTGAACTCCAAG GATTCCCAGAACAAGCGCTCAGGCAGATCTGTCACCCTCTTTGTGCGCAAGTGGAAGGATAAAGTAGCTTGGCCCCGACTCACCAAAGAAGAATTTAAG CCAGCATGGCTATCAGTGGACTTTGATAACTGGAGGGACTGGGAAGGAGACGAGGAGGTGGAAGCTGCCATGGTTGAGCAATATGCAGAG CTCTTGCAAAAGGTCAAACCTAAGGAGGCACCCCCTGCCATGGATGACCTCGAC TTCACAACCAGGGTGGTTTCCTGCTGCCCTGCCCAGTTAGTATCTGAAACTGATGGAAAGAAGGAAACGCTGCAGGGATTCCATGTCGTCCTGGAAGACACCATCCTTTTCCCAGAGGGTGGAGGGCAG CCTGATGACCGAGGGTTCATTGATGACATCCCCGTACTCAGAGTCACTCGACAAGGGCCAGATGCACTACATTTCATCCAAACACCCCTTGAGCCAGGCAGCGAGGTGCAGCTAGTGCTGGATTGGGACCGACGGTTTgaccacatgcagcagcattcag GGCAGCATCTTATCACAGCTGTGGCAGATCAGATGTTTGGGGTCAAGACAACATCATG GGAGCTGGGTCGTCAGCGGAGCAGTGTGGAGCTGGACACCCCCTCGATGACAGCAGATCAGGTGGTGGCCCTTGAGGAGAGTGTGAACGACAAGATCCGTGCTTGAATCCCTGTGGTGGTGCGCCAGTTGACAGTGGGCGATGCAGAGAATGACACG GTGAGGAGCCGCGGCTTGCCAGATGATCACACCGGCCCTGTGCGGGTAATCAGCATTGAGGGTGTGGATGCAAATATGTGTTGTGGCACGCATGTCTCCAACCTCAGCGATCTGCAG GTTGTTAAGCTCCTGGGCACTGAAAAGGGGAAAAAGAACAAGACCAACTTGATTTTTCTTGCTGGAAACAGAGTGCTGAAGGCTGTGGGGCAGAGTCACGCCACCGAGAAGGCTCTCACATCACTGCTCAA AAACGGCCCTGAGGAGCATGTAGAAGCTGTGAAGAGGCTGCAGAACTCCTTGAAGCAACTTCAGAAG AACAATTTGAACCTGCAGAGAGATCTGGCTGTCCTAATTGCTCAGAAATTCAAAAGTAGCCCGTCTCGGGAACCAGTGTTTGTGTTACACAG GAAGGATGGTGATTCTGAGTTCATGAACATTGTGGCGAATGAAATTGGCACAGAG AAAACCCTCCTTTTCCTGTCTGTGGGAGATGAAAAGGCCGCTGGGCTTTTTCTGCTTGCAGGGCCTAATGAAGCTGTGGAGAAATTAGGGCCCAG GGTGGCGGAActtctggaagggaaaggagcagggAAGCGCGGCCGCTATCAGGGCAAAGCCACACGGATGAATCGTCGGGaagcagtcacagctctcctgtGGGAGTTCGCTAACCACAACAGCTCAGAGCAGTGA